The following nucleotide sequence is from Bradyrhizobium roseum.
TCGTTGTCGTGGAGGCACGCCACATGCGCGTTTCGCTATCGACGATGCGCAATAAGACCGACCGAAACGATGCACGCGGCATCGCGCAGATGATGCGGTTGGGCTGGTACCGCGCCGTGCATGTCAAGAATATCGACATGCAGAGAATGCGCACATTGTTGACCAACCGGAAGCTGTTGAAGCGCAAGCTGGTTGACCTCGAGAACCATGTTCGGGGCGCTTTGCGGGCCTATGGTTTGCTCGTCGGGGCCGTCGCCCGAGGGTCCTTTGAGGACCGCATCCGCGAGCTGATCGAGCACAGCGATCCGATTTTTGTGATGTCCATCCAGGTCATGCTCGACGTGCGCCGCGCCATCCTCGAAGGTTATGATCGGCTGCATCGCGTGCTGCTGCAGGTGGTCCAGCATGATCCTGTTTGCCGGCGTCTGATGACGGTTCCGGGCGTCGGTCCGGTGGTGGCGTTGTCATTCAAGGTTGGCGTCGATGACCCTCATCGTTTTACCCGCTCGCGTACGGTGGGCGCCCATTTTGGCCTGACGCCGAGGCGCCACCAGTCCGGTACATCGATCGACTTCGAAGGTCATATCAGTAAACAGGGCGACATCTCCGTGCGGGAGGCGCTCTGTGAGGCAGCTGCTAGTCTGCTGCTGCGGGTCAGAAAATGGTCGGCGTTGCGGGCGTGGGGTTTGCGAATTGCCAAGCGGTCGAGCATGCTGTGTGCGATTACGGCAGTAGCGCGAAAGCTCGCGGGCATTCTTCACCGGATGTGGGTCAGCGAGACCGACTTCCACGTCGGATTTGGTGCCAAGGTCACGCAACGGCTGCGCCTGAAGCCCGTGCAGTAACGACTGGAAAGACGAGCATAGGAAGGCCGCTGGGGCGACTCCCCAGCATGCTGAGGAGGGAAGGAAATTAGAGATCCGCGCGCGCGGTGAGCGTCCCCTGGCGGGGCCGCGAAACGGGGAATGTCCGCTATCTCTTGCCTGCTGCCGCCCTTCGGGGATGAGAGCGCTAAAGTGCTTGGACAGCCCTGTTTACCAACCTGATGAAGAGCATGCGACGGCCCTGGTGCTGAACGCGAAGGAACGCATGGACCCCGCCTGGTGAATGCCCGTCGCAAGCGCGGCTGTGGCGAGACTTGTGCGTGTAGATGGAGGGAAGCAGCGATGCTTGTTCTGCGAGAAGTCGAGAAAATCTGCAGGAGGGAGTTGACTTTGTCCGCCCGATTAGGAAGGCAAGATAAAAGCACTGGCGCCGAAGAGCGGCTAAGTGGTTGTCTGCACATCCAAGATTTGTTGCCATTGGTGCAACGCTTGTCGCCAACACGCGCCTAAGCCGCTCAATATTCTGCGCAAACTAGTCTGCAAGCTCGTTCGACCTGCCTCGTGGAATAGGAATGTGGACGAGAGACGAACAGTCCTTCTCGGCGTTTGATCGGGGTCGCCATTTGTTTGGGATGGAGGCACTCAGAGTTGCGCGAACCGTGCAATTGCTCGCTTTACCAGGTCCACGGAACGTTCAAGGCGATGAAGTAGAGCTTCCAATTCCGCGGGCGTAGCTTCTTCCATTCGGAGGTTGTCGTCGGCGACAGTCCGAGCAACTAGGCTGTCGACTTGTTCAGTTGCTGAGCCCGCGCCCGACGATGCTTCGACTTGTCCCGTCGGTGTTAGGACAATAGCGGTCTTCGATCGCCGAAGAATTGCCGATTCAGCTAGCGCGGCGGGTAGCTTCACCGCGCAGACGACCTCGCCGGTTTCGATAAGCCGATAGCCGGCGCTATATGACCGGTGAGCGAGGATATCGTCGCCGTCCTCTAAATCCAAGAACGCCTCTACTGATCCTGTCGAAAGGTTCACGTCATCCGCCCGTTGAGCCCTCATTCGCCTTTTGCGACGATAGCAATTTCCGAGGTCGAATGTAACTTAAAAGCGGTCGCCTTAAAGGCGTCAGTTTGGCCGATGTGTTCCTGTGAAACGGACACACAAAGGGCCCCTGCGAGACATCCTGGCGAAGAACATGCGTCGGCTTCGGGCTGCGCGTGGTCTGAGTCAGGAAGCGCTCGCGCATGAGAGTGGACTGAACAGGACCTATCTCAGCGGGGTGGAGCGTTCCGAAAGGAATGTGTCGATCGATAACGTGGCGCGGATTGCTAATGGCCTCGGGATCGAGCCTTGGAAGTTGCTTAAGGACGACTGAGCCTGATCCATTCGCCAAAGTGAAAAAAATTTTGGTTCAGGTCTATCGCGTCGAGAAGGATGAAGTTGATGCTGAGGTGAGTGACTGCGCCCCGAACGGATCGGGCGGGGCTGCATCTCCAAGGTTGGGTTAGCGGCCCGCCCGCAGAGCCGCCGTATCGATCCAGGCGCCGATGTTCTTATGGCCTTCCTCAGCAACGTAGTCATAGGTGGCCGTGACGTCGGAAATTAGTACCACAAAACCCACCTTCGGCGGGTTTGCCTGCATGTATTTCGGCAAAGATACGGGTGAGATGTACTTGCTGTACTTCTCCCACTGCCACTCCCAGGTAACCTGCCCATATTGCACGACCTGCCGCGCTACTCGTTCATAGAGGTAGTACGCGCCAGCCTGCTTCGGACACCCCACAGCCATGTAGTCAAGCGGGTTATCTCCGTGCGTATCTGGGGCTTGGCGCTGATGATGCCGCAGGCTGTTGAGGTGGACGGCCAGCAAGCCTTTCTTGTCGATAACAGAGCGTGCGATTTCGTACCTGACCCACGGCCGCACCCAAGTCTCGGTGCCTACCAGCACGCAGACCACGGAGGCGTGGGTCATGCCGGTCCGAATCAGGTTCTTGAGACCTTCCGGGTTCTTGCGCTGGACCGACTCCCACAGGCTGCGGTCGAAGAACTGCCGTTTGTCCTCACGGCCGGGGCAATTGATCTTCCAAGACTGGCGCACGTTGTTGACGCGCATGATGTCGGCGTAGTGGAAGGAGAAAAAGCCCTTCCGCTTGATCGTGGCCGGCGCGTACGTCGGTGCCGGCCTTGGAGGCGCCACAGGTGGTGCAACCAGGTCGGCGAGCCGGGGCAGGGGCCAACGAGGCGGCGCTGGCGGGGGGGCCGGGGCAGGGGTGAGAAAGGGCGCGAACGGGTTCGGCGTGGTCGAGGGCGTCGATAGCCCATAGGCGCCGAGCAGGCCCGATCCGGCATCGATGGAAGGTGACGACGGCGCGAAAGCGTTTACCAGGCCAGCCAGACCGTTTGACGGCGGCGGCGTTGGCGCAAGGAACGGTGAGAGGAGGCCCGAACCGAAAGGAGCAGTGAGACCCGAGCCGAACGCCGATTCCGTGGTCGGCGCCATCGGCTTGCCGAGCAGCGCATTCACCAGCTCATTCTTGTCATAGGAGCTTGTCATAGACCTGCCTTGCAATGCCTACCGCCACGACTGCTACGACTGCCAACGGCAGATAGAATCCCGCCACCGACCAGCTGAAGAAGGCAGGCCAATATGGCGAAACCGGGTTATTCCTGTTGCCCATGTCGAAGCCGGGCGGGGTGTCCCAGCCTTCTGCGGTGACTGCGTCGAATCGCTTCCGAAATCGGCGCTCGACCTGAAGGTAGCGCGCGTCCAGGAAGGCGAAGGCGAGGATCGGCACCAGCGTCAGCAAGGCGACGATGGGGCGCTGCAGGGTGATGGCGAAGCCGGCGATGGCGACCGAGATGGTGACGCAATAGTTCTTCAGGGTCGCGCACTGCGCCGCCATGCGCGTCACCACCCCCTGAAGCATCTCCAGTTGCTTCAGCCTCAGATCGGCGATTTTCTCCGGCGACAACGGCATCCGGGCAGGTTAGAACAGATGTGGAACATCGACAAGGCGGTTCCCGGCGCTATCCATTGGAATTTCAATGAGAAAGGGCCCCAGCTGGCAATTTGATGCGTCAAATTTCGGATGATTGTTCCTAAGGGCTCTTTTTTGCCAGCCTCACCAGCCACTCTTGAAGCTGTTTCCCGTTAACCAGTTCGAGTCGTGTCGGCATGAGCGCTGCGTACTTCGGATTCGTATAGATCTTTGGCGCGAAGTCTGAGGTGGTCGTGAGAATGCCTTTCGACGAATCTGGCTCCATCGCAAGTACGCCTAC
It contains:
- a CDS encoding TIR domain-containing protein, with the protein product MTSSYDKNELVNALLGKPMAPTTESAFGSGLTAPFGSGLLSPFLAPTPPPSNGLAGLVNAFAPSSPSIDAGSGLLGAYGLSTPSTTPNPFAPFLTPAPAPPPAPPRWPLPRLADLVAPPVAPPRPAPTYAPATIKRKGFFSFHYADIMRVNNVRQSWKINCPGREDKRQFFDRSLWESVQRKNPEGLKNLIRTGMTHASVVCVLVGTETWVRPWVRYEIARSVIDKKGLLAVHLNSLRHHQRQAPDTHGDNPLDYMAVGCPKQAGAYYLYERVARQVVQYGQVTWEWQWEKYSKYISPVSLPKYMQANPPKVGFVVLISDVTATYDYVAEEGHKNIGAWIDTAALRAGR
- a CDS encoding IS110 family RNA-guided transposase, with amino-acid sequence MKLYVGLDVGLEETSVCIVDGEGLTVREVKVSTEPAAIRSAVEGYADRLDRVGVEASSLGIWLYRELQPTGVPIVVVEARHMRVSLSTMRNKTDRNDARGIAQMMRLGWYRAVHVKNIDMQRMRTLLTNRKLLKRKLVDLENHVRGALRAYGLLVGAVARGSFEDRIRELIEHSDPIFVMSIQVMLDVRRAILEGYDRLHRVLLQVVQHDPVCRRLMTVPGVGPVVALSFKVGVDDPHRFTRSRTVGAHFGLTPRRHQSGTSIDFEGHISKQGDISVREALCEAAASLLLRVRKWSALRAWGLRIAKRSSMLCAITAVARKLAGILHRMWVSETDFHVGFGAKVTQRLRLKPVQ
- a CDS encoding helix-turn-helix domain-containing protein produces the protein MRRLRAARGLSQEALAHESGLNRTYLSGVERSERNVSIDNVARIANGLGIEPWKLLKDD